One stretch of candidate division KSB1 bacterium DNA includes these proteins:
- the bamD gene encoding outer membrane protein assembly factor BamD: MRLVRTAVYLSCVAAMVLASSCSKSKIRPNLTAEERLALAKQMFAKGDYLDAKQQLLVLTLSFQGSAVADEAQFYLAECHYQLKEYVLAISEYERLLVSYPNSQYVDDAEFKIGMSHFKLSPSAGLDQENARKAMEHFQRFLEDYPDSPLKKEVEASLQQCRNKLAKKEYDTGTLYRKMGYYDSALIYFDSVLATYYDTQYGEKALFWKGECLMKLGRHQEAQEAFSSYAQRYPKGAQVGRVHRRLKELSSRLGQEGLPAANPGRAPK; this comes from the coding sequence ATGCGACTCGTGCGAACCGCCGTGTATTTGTCGTGTGTGGCAGCAATGGTTCTGGCAAGCTCGTGCAGCAAGAGCAAGATCCGGCCTAACCTTACCGCCGAAGAGCGCCTGGCCTTGGCCAAACAGATGTTCGCCAAAGGCGACTACTTGGATGCCAAGCAGCAGCTGTTGGTGCTGACCCTGAGCTTCCAAGGTAGCGCCGTTGCCGACGAAGCGCAATTCTACCTCGCAGAGTGTCATTATCAGCTCAAGGAGTACGTGCTGGCCATCAGTGAGTACGAACGCCTGCTCGTGTCCTACCCAAATTCGCAGTATGTGGATGATGCCGAGTTCAAGATTGGCATGAGCCACTTCAAGCTTTCGCCGAGCGCGGGTCTGGACCAGGAGAACGCGCGCAAGGCCATGGAGCATTTCCAACGGTTCTTGGAGGACTATCCGGATAGCCCATTGAAAAAGGAGGTTGAGGCCAGCCTCCAGCAGTGCCGGAACAAGCTTGCCAAGAAGGAATACGACACCGGCACCCTCTATCGCAAGATGGGCTACTACGACTCTGCGCTCATCTATTTCGACAGCGTTCTGGCGACCTACTACGACACGCAGTACGGGGAAAAGGCACTGTTCTGGAAGGGGGAGTGTCTGATGAAGCTGGGGCGGCACCAGGAGGCGCAGGAGGCGTTCAGCAGTTATGCCCAGCGCTATCCGAAGGGAGCACAAGTCGGGCGCGTGCACAGGCGCCTCAAGGAGCTATCTTCACGTTTGGGGCAGGAGGGTCTGCCGGCCGCTAACCCTGGTCGAGCCCCAAAGTAG
- the lnt gene encoding apolipoprotein N-acyltransferase, with product MRMSLILCLLTGLGLTLAFPPFQWGFLAYVALIPFFFLLRGKNVAETFRWSYLCGLILSIGTLYWINWVTLPGGIAAILVLPLYLCIYALLHNLVHRHLGEVAFVTIPFLWTGVEFLRSLGEIGFPWTVLAYTQTHYLKLIQFASITSVYGVSFWVVLINVMLYRLILSRHNVKAVAAYAAIVVLLFVVPWWYGNRVLSKERAPERSLRVVLVQGNIDPTLKWDRELKELNFATYERLTAQAMADSPDVIIWPETATPCYLRHEPEDLQRVRRLVDSLQVPLLTGTPDYVYDPAAGFSTYNSAFLFLPQREEMQHYAKMQLVPFGERVPYEDAFPFSLVKKLLDALELGEGNWSRGREPLVFVMPVAGRASLENTRQVRFSVPICYESVFPDLVRRFVVGGAELLVVITNDAWFGRPSLPRWLCGGMYQHARIAVFRAIENRIAIARCANTGISAFIDPYGRMSSATDIFTEAVVAGSVPLRQQETFYSRHGNIFTVVVSAIGAATVAASPLVRGILDRRQEAASAALTSLHSEEVAS from the coding sequence ATGAGGATGAGCCTGATTCTCTGCCTCCTTACCGGGCTTGGCCTGACACTGGCCTTTCCCCCTTTCCAGTGGGGGTTTCTCGCCTATGTGGCGCTCATCCCCTTCTTTTTCTTGCTCAGGGGGAAGAACGTCGCCGAGACCTTCCGCTGGAGTTACCTGTGTGGCCTCATCCTCAGCATCGGCACCCTCTATTGGATCAACTGGGTGACGCTGCCAGGCGGAATCGCCGCCATCTTGGTGCTGCCTCTGTATCTGTGCATCTATGCCCTGCTCCACAATCTCGTCCATCGCCACCTGGGCGAGGTTGCTTTTGTCACCATCCCCTTCTTGTGGACGGGCGTTGAGTTCCTGCGCTCCTTAGGCGAGATAGGCTTCCCCTGGACTGTCCTTGCCTACACGCAGACGCATTACCTGAAGCTCATCCAATTCGCCAGTATCACCAGCGTCTACGGGGTATCTTTCTGGGTTGTGTTGATCAACGTGATGCTCTACCGCCTGATTCTCAGCCGGCACAATGTGAAGGCGGTGGCAGCTTATGCGGCCATTGTTGTTCTGCTGTTCGTGGTTCCGTGGTGGTACGGCAATCGCGTGTTGTCCAAGGAGAGGGCGCCTGAGCGCTCGCTGCGGGTGGTGCTGGTGCAGGGCAACATCGACCCGACGCTCAAGTGGGACCGCGAGCTCAAGGAGCTGAATTTCGCGACCTACGAGCGCCTCACCGCCCAGGCGATGGCGGACAGCCCTGATGTCATCATCTGGCCAGAGACGGCCACGCCCTGTTACCTGAGGCACGAGCCCGAGGACTTGCAGCGGGTGCGCCGGCTGGTCGACTCCCTGCAGGTCCCTCTGCTCACCGGTACGCCGGACTATGTCTACGATCCGGCTGCTGGGTTTTCTACCTACAACTCAGCCTTTCTGTTTCTGCCTCAAAGGGAGGAGATGCAACACTACGCCAAGATGCAGTTGGTCCCCTTTGGTGAACGGGTCCCGTACGAAGATGCCTTCCCCTTTTCTCTGGTGAAGAAGTTGCTTGATGCGTTGGAGCTGGGGGAAGGCAACTGGTCGCGGGGGCGCGAGCCACTGGTTTTCGTCATGCCGGTCGCAGGCCGTGCGTCGCTGGAGAACACGCGCCAGGTGCGCTTCTCGGTCCCGATCTGCTACGAGTCGGTCTTCCCTGACCTGGTCCGTCGCTTCGTGGTCGGCGGGGCCGAGCTGCTGGTGGTTATCACCAACGACGCGTGGTTCGGGCGCCCGAGCTTGCCACGCTGGCTTTGTGGCGGCATGTACCAGCACGCGCGCATTGCGGTGTTTCGGGCCATCGAGAACCGTATCGCCATTGCCCGCTGCGCAAACACCGGCATCTCCGCGTTCATCGACCCCTACGGGCGGATGAGCAGCGCCACGGACATTTTCACGGAAGCGGTGGTAGCAGGGTCTGTGCCATTGCGGCAGCAAGAGACCTTCTATTCCCGGCACGGGAACATCTTCACCGTGGTTGTTTCGGCAATCGGCGCAGCTACGGTGGCCGCAAGCCCTTTGGTGCGGGGCATCCTGGACAGGCGCCAGGAGGCAGCCTCTGCGGCGTTGACTTCCCTGCACAGTGAAGAGGTGGCTTCGTGA
- the ruvX gene encoding Holliday junction resolvase RuvX yields the protein MSEEIRILAIDYGTRRVGVAVSDPTGQIAQGLPTLSHGGLAHAASLVADLVRKYGAKTVVVGLPLGMHGRKTEATKQVEKFIQKLATLVSVPVVPWDERLTSVAAERAMHEMGSSPSRNRGKVDQVAAVLLLQGYLDSGRR from the coding sequence GTGAGCGAAGAGATCCGCATCTTGGCCATTGACTATGGCACGCGCCGCGTGGGTGTGGCGGTGAGCGACCCCACCGGGCAGATCGCTCAGGGGTTGCCCACGCTCAGCCATGGCGGCCTCGCCCACGCCGCCAGCCTCGTGGCTGACTTGGTTCGCAAATACGGTGCCAAGACCGTTGTGGTCGGCTTGCCCCTCGGCATGCACGGTAGGAAGACAGAGGCCACCAAGCAGGTGGAAAAGTTCATCCAGAAACTAGCCACCTTAGTCTCCGTGCCGGTAGTTCCTTGGGACGAGCGGCTAACCAGTGTCGCGGCCGAGAGGGCCATGCACGAGATGGGCAGTTCCCCGAGCCGAAACCGAGGGAAGGTGGACCAGGTGGCTGCGGTCTTGCTCCTGCAAGGCTATCTGGACAGCGGCAGGCGCTGA
- a CDS encoding HU family DNA-binding protein — protein sequence MKRTITKKDVAKRTAKIVGEKIYLTEKVVDGVFTALREFMREADPEVRIEIRDFGVFEVKTTKPKPKARNPKTGEIIYVPARRKTHFKAGKLLKEELKRPLSELMAEAKASK from the coding sequence ATGAAGAGGACCATCACCAAGAAGGATGTGGCAAAGAGAACGGCCAAGATCGTGGGTGAGAAGATCTATCTGACCGAGAAAGTGGTTGACGGCGTGTTCACGGCGCTCCGTGAGTTCATGCGCGAGGCGGACCCAGAGGTGCGCATCGAAATCCGCGATTTTGGCGTCTTTGAGGTCAAGACCACCAAGCCGAAGCCCAAGGCGCGCAACCCCAAGACCGGCGAGATCATCTATGTGCCAGCCCGCCGCAAGACCCACTTTAAGGCGGGCAAGTTACTCAAAGAGGAGTTGAAGAGACCCTTGTCGGAGCTCATGGCCGAGGCGAAGGCCAGCAAGTGA
- a CDS encoding bifunctional (p)ppGpp synthetase/guanosine-3',5'-bis(diphosphate) 3'-pyrophosphohydrolase, with translation MTTVLWEEVHPVVEEKYRKACDALIRRVRRYNPKADTALIERAAQFSYQAHKDQLRKSGRPYFEHALAAAEILAALRLDPDSIAAGFLHDVAEDTGTTLEEVAQEFGPTIAGLVDGVTKLSGLGFDTFEERQAEDFRKMIFSMIKDVRVILIKFADRLHNMRTLQYLPERTQERVARETRDIYAPLAHRLGLAKVRWELEDLALKYLDPQAYEELSRLVREGRSERERYIQRVVRPIRKALKDANIRATITGRPKHFYSIYNKIHKRGVPFEQIYDLFAIRIIVDKVEECYAALGIVHHVFTPVHERFKDYIATPKSNRYQSLHTTVVGPDGRMVEIQIRTREMHRIAEEGIAAHWKYKEGKAKEDELDKYLTFLRQFLDWEGEAHEPAEFLENLQIDLYRDEVFVFTPKGDLHKLPAGSTPVDFAFDVHTDIGLHCIAAKVNGKIVPLDYQLRSGDTVEIITSPTQRPNPDWIKFVRTTKARQRIKRWVRESLFESSVRIGEDLLREALSKHHLSREHLDLPGLAQSFGFSTEQKLYAAIGRGEIQVERILRKLLPAEARPEDQEDKSLLQRFLQRARGSAKGVRVQGVDNVLVEFAKCCQPVPGDHIWGFVTKGRGIVIHRTDCNNVVKLMEEPERHVQVEWDVDRDKMFLVSLYVLSEDRKGLLADVSKAITDSDTEIVSVNMKKEDALANGCIIVQVRNLHHLNRIISRISKVPGVLSVSRMEPSSQQKVDAGS, from the coding sequence TTGACAACCGTCTTGTGGGAAGAGGTTCATCCCGTCGTGGAAGAGAAGTACCGAAAAGCTTGTGATGCGCTCATTCGCCGGGTGCGCCGCTATAACCCCAAGGCCGACACGGCGCTCATCGAGCGAGCGGCGCAGTTCAGCTACCAAGCGCACAAGGATCAGCTGCGCAAGTCTGGGCGGCCGTACTTTGAGCACGCCTTGGCGGCGGCGGAGATTCTGGCCGCCCTGAGGCTTGACCCGGATAGCATCGCCGCCGGCTTTCTGCACGACGTGGCCGAAGACACGGGCACGACCCTTGAAGAAGTTGCACAGGAGTTCGGTCCCACCATCGCAGGCCTGGTGGACGGGGTGACCAAGCTGAGCGGCTTGGGCTTCGACACTTTTGAGGAGAGGCAGGCGGAAGATTTTCGCAAGATGATCTTCTCGATGATCAAAGACGTGAGGGTCATCTTGATCAAGTTTGCCGACCGCTTGCACAATATGCGCACCTTGCAGTATTTGCCGGAAAGGACGCAAGAGCGTGTGGCGCGCGAGACGCGCGACATCTACGCACCGCTGGCGCACCGCCTGGGCTTAGCCAAGGTTCGCTGGGAGCTTGAAGACCTGGCCCTCAAGTACCTTGACCCGCAGGCCTACGAAGAGCTGAGCAGGCTCGTCCGTGAAGGACGGAGCGAAAGGGAACGGTACATCCAGAGGGTGGTGCGCCCCATCCGCAAGGCGCTCAAGGATGCCAACATCCGCGCCACCATCACCGGCAGGCCCAAGCACTTTTACAGCATCTACAACAAGATCCACAAGCGGGGAGTGCCATTCGAGCAGATCTACGACCTCTTCGCCATCCGCATTATCGTGGACAAAGTCGAAGAATGCTACGCGGCCTTAGGCATAGTGCACCACGTGTTCACGCCGGTGCACGAGCGTTTCAAGGACTACATCGCCACCCCGAAGAGCAATCGCTACCAGTCGCTGCACACCACTGTCGTCGGCCCGGACGGGCGCATGGTGGAGATTCAGATTCGCACGCGCGAGATGCACCGCATCGCCGAGGAGGGGATCGCCGCGCACTGGAAGTACAAAGAGGGCAAGGCCAAGGAAGACGAGCTCGACAAGTACCTCACGTTCCTCCGCCAGTTCTTAGACTGGGAGGGAGAGGCGCACGAGCCGGCGGAGTTCCTCGAGAACCTGCAGATCGACCTCTACCGCGATGAGGTGTTCGTGTTCACGCCTAAGGGCGACTTGCACAAGCTGCCTGCTGGCTCGACGCCCGTGGATTTCGCCTTCGACGTGCACACCGATATCGGGCTGCACTGCATCGCCGCCAAGGTGAACGGCAAGATCGTGCCCCTGGACTACCAGCTGCGCAGTGGCGACACGGTGGAGATTATCACCTCTCCCACGCAGCGGCCGAATCCGGACTGGATCAAGTTTGTGCGCACCACCAAAGCGCGCCAGCGCATCAAGCGCTGGGTCAGGGAGTCGCTCTTCGAGAGCAGCGTGCGCATCGGCGAGGACTTGCTGCGCGAGGCGCTGAGCAAACACCACCTCAGCCGCGAGCACCTTGACCTGCCAGGCCTGGCGCAGAGCTTCGGCTTTTCCACCGAGCAGAAGCTCTATGCGGCCATCGGGCGCGGCGAGATCCAGGTGGAAAGGATTCTGCGCAAGCTGCTCCCTGCCGAAGCCAGGCCGGAGGACCAAGAGGACAAGTCGCTCCTGCAGAGGTTCCTGCAGCGGGCGCGCGGCTCGGCAAAGGGCGTGCGCGTGCAGGGGGTGGACAATGTGCTCGTCGAATTTGCAAAATGCTGCCAACCGGTGCCCGGCGACCACATCTGGGGCTTTGTCACCAAGGGGAGGGGCATCGTCATTCATCGCACCGACTGCAACAACGTGGTCAAGCTCATGGAAGAGCCAGAGCGGCATGTGCAGGTCGAGTGGGACGTAGACCGGGACAAGATGTTCTTGGTGAGCCTGTATGTGCTCAGTGAGGACCGCAAGGGCCTGTTGGCCGACGTGTCGAAGGCCATCACCGATTCGGACACGGAGATTGTGAGTGTGAACATGAAAAAGGAGGATGCGTTGGCGAACGGGTGCATCATCGTCCAGGTGCGCAATCTCCACCATCTGAACCGCATCATCAGCCGCATCAGCAAGGTGCCAGGAGTGCTAAGCGTCAGCCGCATGGAGCCTTCCTCGCAGCAGAAGGTGGATGCGGGCAGTTAA
- the dnaB gene encoding replicative DNA helicase — translation MARERRAAPPPPPPSNVDRVPPQSLEAEMAVLGAMLLQEEAVLKAIEMLDEQSFHKPAHRKIFRAALALHERNEPVDIVTLSDELERQKELEEVGGSYYLTELVERIPSAANVEYHAKIVLEKALRRKLIEVANEISVEAYEGEEEVYHLIDRAEQKIFRLADRRLRRGFVSINPIMHQTFEVIDQFHQRRGGVTGIATGFTRLDELTAGLQKSELIVIAGRPSMGKTAFALNIAYHAALNEGLPVGIFSLEMAAHQLALRMLCTAARVDQHLVRTGRLAEEDWPRLSLAVGHLAEAPIFIDDTPAINVLEIRAKARRLQAEHGLALLIVDYLQLVRGPGQAESRQHEISMITQSLKALAKELDIPVVALSQLSRAVETRGGDRRPILSDLRESGAIEQDADVVLFIYRPEVYGTGEQEGTAEVIIGKQRSGPTGTVHLTFVKEYVMFANPAAEVGLMPPEVGAF, via the coding sequence ATGGCTCGTGAACGAAGAGCAGCTCCTCCTCCGCCACCGCCGAGCAACGTGGACCGTGTGCCCCCACAGTCGCTCGAGGCAGAGATGGCGGTGCTCGGCGCCATGCTTCTGCAGGAAGAAGCGGTGCTGAAGGCCATCGAGATGCTGGATGAGCAATCCTTCCACAAGCCTGCTCATCGGAAGATTTTCCGCGCTGCGCTGGCGCTGCACGAACGCAACGAGCCGGTGGACATTGTCACCCTGAGCGATGAGCTGGAGCGACAGAAGGAGCTCGAGGAGGTCGGTGGCTCCTATTATCTCACTGAGCTGGTGGAGCGCATTCCTTCGGCTGCCAATGTCGAGTACCACGCCAAGATCGTGCTGGAAAAGGCGCTGCGCCGGAAGCTCATCGAGGTGGCCAATGAGATCAGCGTCGAGGCATATGAGGGTGAGGAGGAGGTCTACCACCTCATCGACAGGGCAGAGCAGAAGATATTTCGCCTTGCCGACCGCCGTCTGCGCCGGGGTTTCGTTAGCATCAACCCGATCATGCATCAGACCTTCGAGGTCATCGACCAGTTCCACCAGCGCCGAGGTGGTGTCACCGGCATTGCCACCGGCTTTACGCGCCTGGACGAGTTGACCGCTGGGCTGCAGAAATCGGAACTGATCGTGATCGCCGGCAGGCCTTCCATGGGCAAGACTGCTTTTGCGCTGAACATTGCTTACCATGCGGCCCTCAACGAAGGCTTGCCTGTGGGCATTTTCAGCTTGGAGATGGCCGCGCATCAGTTGGCGCTGCGCATGTTGTGCACGGCCGCGCGCGTGGACCAGCACTTGGTGCGCACCGGGCGCCTGGCTGAGGAGGACTGGCCCCGCCTCAGCCTCGCCGTGGGCCATCTGGCAGAGGCGCCGATTTTCATCGACGATACGCCGGCCATCAACGTGCTCGAGATTCGGGCCAAGGCGCGGCGCCTCCAGGCTGAGCACGGCCTGGCCTTGCTCATTGTGGACTATCTGCAGCTGGTGCGCGGCCCGGGCCAGGCCGAGAGCCGCCAACACGAGATCTCCATGATTACCCAGTCGCTGAAGGCGTTGGCCAAGGAACTGGATATTCCGGTCGTGGCCCTGTCGCAGTTGTCGCGCGCGGTGGAAACGCGCGGCGGCGACCGTCGCCCCATCCTGTCGGACTTGCGCGAGTCGGGCGCCATCGAACAGGATGCGGACGTGGTCCTCTTCATCTATCGCCCGGAGGTGTACGGCACAGGTGAGCAGGAGGGAACTGCCGAGGTCATCATCGGGAAACAGCGCAGCGGTCCCACAGGCACTGTGCATCTTACCTTCGTGAAAGAGTACGTGATGTTTGCCAATCCCGCAGCCGAGGTCGGTCTGATGCCACCGGAGGTGGGGGCATTTTGA
- a CDS encoding uracil-DNA glycosylase — protein MAHPADNDLELVRRFLRQHAELYGAEIVLPAAAKAVAPDPLQAYCEEIRGCVKCSLGRSRTRFVFGVGNPHARVILVGEAPGADEDRLGEPFVGRAGQLLNRLLREAGFEREEVYIANILKCRPPNNRDPLPTEIALCVPYLQRQIELIKPDFIVALGRSAAHTLLNTTAALNKLRGVAHGCAGARLIVTYHPAAILRYPQFEEPTRQDLRLLRTLYDEKYAAVQ, from the coding sequence ATGGCGCATCCCGCTGACAACGACCTGGAGTTAGTGAGGCGCTTCCTGCGGCAACACGCGGAATTGTACGGCGCGGAGATTGTCTTGCCCGCGGCCGCAAAGGCGGTTGCGCCTGATCCGCTCCAGGCTTACTGCGAGGAGATCCGCGGCTGTGTGAAATGCTCCTTAGGCCGCAGCAGGACGCGTTTTGTCTTTGGCGTGGGCAATCCCCACGCCCGCGTGATACTGGTGGGCGAGGCACCGGGCGCAGATGAAGACCGGCTGGGCGAGCCGTTCGTCGGCCGCGCGGGCCAGCTTCTCAATCGTCTGCTCAGAGAGGCCGGATTCGAGCGAGAAGAGGTCTACATTGCCAACATTCTCAAGTGTCGGCCGCCCAACAACCGTGACCCTCTGCCGACCGAGATCGCGCTCTGCGTGCCCTATTTGCAGAGGCAGATCGAACTGATCAAGCCGGATTTCATCGTGGCCCTGGGGCGCAGCGCCGCGCACACCTTGCTCAACACTACTGCGGCACTGAACAAGTTGCGCGGCGTGGCGCATGGTTGTGCTGGCGCGCGGCTCATCGTCACCTACCATCCGGCGGCGATTCTCCGCTATCCGCAGTTTGAGGAGCCGACGCGCCAGGATCTGCGGCTCCTGCGGACGCTGTACGATGAGAAGTATGCAGCAGTGCAATGA
- the coaBC gene encoding bifunctional phosphopantothenoylcysteine decarboxylase/phosphopantothenate--cysteine ligase CoaBC, which produces MVFQGKRIVLGVTGGIAAYKSCELVRALKSEGAEVRVVMTRAAGQFVTPLTFETLSQNPVLTELFPGVGKGGTVHIELARWPHAVVVAPATANCVAKVAAGIADDLLTTLIAATTAPVIFCPAMNKEMYAKPVFRENVAQLQRLGYTFVDAEAGELACGEEGWGRLAEKERILDALKTVLLGSKELAGRRVLVTAGRTEEDIDPVRFVTNRSSGKMGFALAEVAALMGAEVQLITGPSAERPFGGVTCQRVRTSAEMAEAVRSALLDVDALIMAAAVADFRPRHVSPHKLKKGLENVALELERTEDILATAGRHKGQRVLVGFAVETENEIDNAKAKLTAKNLDMIVLNNPTEPGAGFGTDTNKVTLIKRDGTVQKLPLMSKREVARLVLLQVAELLAARPTGQAKEGA; this is translated from the coding sequence ATGGTTTTCCAGGGCAAGAGAATTGTCCTCGGCGTGACCGGCGGCATTGCTGCGTACAAGAGCTGTGAGCTGGTGCGAGCCCTCAAGAGCGAGGGCGCCGAGGTGAGAGTGGTCATGACCAGGGCAGCAGGGCAATTCGTCACCCCGTTGACTTTCGAAACCCTGAGCCAGAACCCTGTGCTGACCGAGCTCTTTCCTGGCGTCGGCAAGGGGGGCACGGTGCACATCGAGCTTGCCCGCTGGCCGCACGCGGTGGTGGTCGCCCCGGCGACCGCCAACTGCGTAGCCAAGGTGGCCGCCGGTATCGCAGACGACCTGTTGACCACGCTCATCGCCGCCACCACCGCGCCGGTCATCTTTTGCCCAGCGATGAACAAGGAGATGTATGCCAAGCCGGTCTTCCGCGAGAATGTGGCACAACTGCAGCGCTTGGGCTACACTTTCGTCGACGCCGAAGCTGGCGAGCTGGCCTGTGGCGAGGAGGGGTGGGGGCGCCTGGCGGAAAAGGAGCGCATCCTCGACGCCCTGAAGACGGTGCTGCTTGGCTCCAAGGAGCTGGCTGGGCGTCGCGTGTTGGTCACGGCCGGGCGCACCGAGGAGGACATTGATCCTGTTCGCTTTGTCACCAACCGCTCCTCAGGCAAGATGGGTTTTGCCCTGGCCGAGGTAGCGGCGCTCATGGGTGCAGAAGTGCAACTCATTACCGGGCCGAGTGCCGAGCGACCTTTTGGCGGAGTGACCTGCCAGCGCGTGCGCACCTCGGCAGAAATGGCCGAGGCGGTCCGCTCCGCGTTGCTGGACGTGGACGCGCTCATCATGGCCGCGGCTGTGGCCGACTTTCGCCCGAGACACGTCAGCCCGCACAAGCTCAAGAAGGGGCTGGAAAACGTTGCCCTGGAGTTGGAGCGCACAGAGGATATCCTGGCCACGGCAGGCAGGCACAAAGGTCAGCGCGTGCTGGTGGGCTTTGCCGTGGAGACTGAGAACGAGATCGACAACGCCAAGGCCAAGTTGACCGCCAAGAACTTGGACATGATTGTGCTGAACAACCCCACCGAGCCGGGAGCGGGCTTCGGCACGGACACGAACAAGGTCACGCTGATCAAGAGGGATGGCACGGTGCAGAAGCTCCCCCTGATGAGCAAGCGGGAGGTGGCGCGCCTTGTTCTGCTGCAGGTGGCAGAGCTGCTGGCGGCTCGCCCCACTGGGCAAGCAAAGGAAGGTGCATAG
- the rpoZ gene encoding DNA-directed RNA polymerase subunit omega, with protein MLYNISREEIEKHAESVYEAVVVIAKRARQINDEQKQLVEMEMREALAEIKDEPLDDDQPREPIHKPYMRLPKPTSQALQEFLEGKLRYTYVEREDAAPAEESAPVKEEE; from the coding sequence ATGCTGTACAACATTTCGCGGGAAGAGATCGAGAAGCATGCGGAGAGTGTGTACGAAGCAGTGGTGGTCATCGCCAAACGGGCGAGGCAGATCAATGACGAGCAGAAGCAGTTAGTCGAGATGGAGATGCGGGAGGCCCTGGCCGAGATCAAGGATGAGCCGCTTGACGATGACCAGCCCCGCGAGCCGATTCATAAGCCGTACATGCGGCTGCCAAAGCCGACCAGCCAGGCCCTCCAGGAGTTCTTGGAGGGGAAGTTGCGCTACACCTATGTGGAGCGCGAGGATGCTGCCCCTGCAGAGGAGTCCGCTCCTGTAAAGGAAGAAGAGTAG
- the gmk gene encoding guanylate kinase, with translation MKQASPEPRGMLVVISSPSGGGKTAVVQGLLSRDPNTFVYSVTATTRPPRPGEREGVDYYFVSPEEFARMRDDGELVEWAEVHGYWYGTPRSSIEGPLRQGKVVLMAIDVQGGQAVRRLYPECSLLVFIKPPSLRVLRERLMKRSTEGAEEIAKRLQRVAMEMSAARTYDHVVVNRELDGTVERAAKLIAAARRAQTRQIARS, from the coding sequence ATGAAGCAAGCCTCGCCTGAGCCTCGGGGAATGTTGGTGGTGATCTCCTCCCCCTCGGGCGGCGGCAAGACGGCGGTGGTACAGGGGCTGCTCAGCCGCGATCCAAATACCTTCGTCTACTCGGTGACCGCCACCACCCGACCTCCTCGGCCAGGCGAACGCGAGGGAGTTGACTACTACTTTGTGAGCCCGGAGGAGTTCGCGCGCATGCGCGACGATGGGGAGTTGGTGGAGTGGGCAGAGGTACATGGCTACTGGTACGGCACGCCGCGCTCTTCCATCGAAGGGCCGTTGCGCCAGGGCAAGGTGGTGCTCATGGCCATCGACGTGCAAGGGGGACAGGCGGTGCGCAGGCTTTACCCGGAGTGCTCGCTGCTTGTGTTCATCAAACCGCCCTCCCTGCGCGTGCTGCGGGAGCGGTTGATGAAGCGGAGCACCGAGGGCGCCGAGGAGATCGCCAAACGCCTGCAGCGCGTGGCCATGGAGATGTCGGCGGCGCGAACCTACGACCACGTGGTTGTCAATAGAGAGCTTGATGGAACGGTGGAGAGAGCGGCGAAGCTCATTGCCGCAGCCAGGCGTGCACAGACACGGCAAATTGCCAGAAGCTAA
- a CDS encoding DUF370 domain-containing protein — MVMVGVGHGNYVAADKIVAVVAAGSKPIRQMIREARQEGRLVDATAGKRTRSVLVMSSNQVVLSANLARTILQRLTQPLPALEQQADEASLA, encoded by the coding sequence ATGGTCATGGTAGGTGTTGGCCATGGAAACTATGTGGCGGCCGACAAGATTGTGGCAGTAGTGGCAGCCGGATCAAAGCCAATTCGGCAGATGATCCGCGAGGCGCGCCAGGAAGGGCGCTTGGTTGACGCCACTGCAGGCAAGCGGACGCGCTCGGTGTTGGTCATGTCCAGTAACCAGGTGGTGCTGTCAGCGAACTTGGCGCGCACCATTCTGCAGCGCCTGACGCAACCGCTCCCGGCGCTGGAGCAGCAGGCCGATGAAGCAAGCCTCGCCTGA